Proteins encoded together in one Qingshengfaniella alkalisoli window:
- a CDS encoding UDP-N-acetylmuramoyl-L-alanyl-D-glutamate--2,6-diaminopimelate ligase, whose protein sequence is MTVEHRKTLSELGLTALKASDPEITGLAVDSRTIQPGYLFAALPGTRVHGAEFIQYAVRMEAAAVLTDRNGLEIARDVLKGTDIAVVVAEDPNQAFAYAAALWFGEQPECCVAVTGTNGKTSVATFLRQIWQINGVRAANLGTTGIQGDYEAALQHTTPAPLTLYSHLSAMAHAGVDHVAMEASSHGLEQRRLDGVRLVAAGFTNFSQDHLDYHESFEAYFEAKLGLFTRVLGEDGIAVVNIDDPKGADVVAAVEARGQETITVGQEQHAQLRIERQRFDATGQDLRFNWQGRPQLVRLSLIGGFQASNVLLASGLAIAAGADPEEVFQALPRLETVAGRMQLVATRTNGANVFVDYAHTPDALETALASLRPHVMGRIVVVFGAGGDRDTKKRKLMGEAAARHADVLFVTDDNPRSEDPAAIRKMVLEGCPEAHEVGDRAEAILRGVDTLEPGDALLVAGKGHETGQTVGDVVYPFDDAEQASIAVAALENEL, encoded by the coding sequence ATGACTGTGGAGCACAGGAAAACCCTGTCCGAACTCGGGCTGACCGCGCTCAAGGCGTCTGATCCGGAGATCACGGGCCTCGCGGTGGACAGCCGGACAATCCAGCCGGGCTATCTGTTTGCCGCGTTGCCGGGAACGCGGGTGCACGGCGCTGAATTCATCCAGTATGCCGTGCGCATGGAGGCCGCTGCCGTTCTGACGGATCGCAACGGATTGGAAATCGCCCGCGATGTTCTGAAAGGCACAGACATCGCCGTGGTTGTCGCAGAAGACCCAAATCAGGCCTTCGCCTATGCGGCGGCTCTGTGGTTTGGCGAACAGCCTGAATGCTGCGTTGCGGTCACCGGAACGAACGGCAAGACATCGGTCGCGACGTTTCTGCGGCAGATTTGGCAGATCAACGGCGTCCGCGCGGCCAATCTGGGCACAACTGGCATCCAGGGCGATTATGAAGCGGCCCTTCAGCACACCACACCCGCACCGTTGACCTTGTATTCCCACTTGTCGGCAATGGCCCATGCGGGCGTCGATCATGTCGCGATGGAGGCGTCTTCGCACGGCCTGGAGCAGCGCCGCCTCGACGGTGTGAGGCTCGTGGCGGCAGGCTTCACGAACTTCTCGCAGGATCATCTGGATTACCACGAGAGCTTCGAAGCCTATTTCGAAGCGAAGTTAGGGCTGTTCACCCGCGTTCTGGGCGAAGACGGGATTGCCGTCGTCAACATCGATGACCCTAAAGGGGCCGATGTCGTAGCCGCTGTCGAGGCGCGAGGGCAGGAAACGATCACGGTCGGGCAGGAGCAGCACGCCCAGTTACGGATCGAGCGGCAGCGTTTCGATGCCACGGGTCAAGATCTGCGCTTTAACTGGCAGGGCCGTCCGCAACTTGTGCGCCTGTCGTTGATCGGCGGTTTCCAGGCGAGCAACGTCTTGCTGGCCTCGGGCTTGGCCATTGCCGCAGGGGCTGATCCTGAGGAAGTCTTTCAGGCTCTGCCCAGGCTTGAAACGGTTGCGGGGCGCATGCAGCTTGTTGCTACGCGAACCAATGGCGCGAATGTATTCGTAGATTACGCCCACACACCGGATGCGCTGGAGACCGCTTTGGCCTCGTTGCGACCGCATGTTATGGGGCGCATCGTCGTCGTCTTTGGTGCGGGCGGGGATCGCGATACCAAAAAGCGTAAATTGATGGGTGAAGCGGCGGCCCGTCATGCGGATGTGCTGTTTGTCACCGATGACAATCCGCGCAGCGAAGACCCTGCTGCCATTCGCAAAATGGTTCTCGAAGGCTGCCCCGAGGCTCATGAGGTCGGTGATCGCGCCGAGGCCATCCTGCGAGGTGTCGATACACTGGAGCCGGGGGATGCCCTGCTGGTCGCAGGCAAGGGACATGAGACTGGTCAGACCGTGGGCGACGTCGTCTATCCCTTTGATGACGCAGAACAGGCCAGCATTGCCGTCGCTGCACTGGAGAACGAGCTGTGA
- a CDS encoding UDP-N-acetylmuramoyl-tripeptide--D-alanyl-D-alanine ligase, whose product MSAPLWTASEARAATGGEAQGDWTVSSISIDTREIEPGALFVALTDRRDGHDFVADALAKGAAAALVSRRPEGVAEDAPLLIVEDVMDGLRALAISARTRLKGQVIAVTGSVGKTSTKEMLRCIFAEAGKVHAAERSFNNHWGVPLTLARCPADADFVVIEIGMNNPGEIAPLSDIARPDVAMVTTVAPAHMAAFSSVDDIAREKGQIISGLVSGGAAVLNGDVPTASILAGIAQDKGARVVCFGTGDTHQARLLDMSLTDMTTEIHCDVMGQTIAASYQVPAEHFALNAVAALTASSLCGVALDVAAIGLAKWTPPKGRGTRETVVLSDGGQLELIDDAYNANPVSLAASLRVLATSEPKGGRRVAILGDMLELGGDENAVHAAIAELPSVSSIDVIHCVGSCMAHLWQALPDSKRGRSVETSDQLLDELPELVSAGDIVLLKGSLGSKIGILVDALRQIGEARASHFRRQV is encoded by the coding sequence GTGAGTGCGCCGCTATGGACCGCAAGTGAGGCGCGCGCCGCGACCGGTGGTGAGGCGCAGGGCGATTGGACTGTCAGCAGCATCTCGATTGATACACGCGAAATCGAACCTGGTGCATTGTTTGTCGCCCTGACCGACCGGCGCGATGGCCATGATTTCGTTGCCGATGCGCTGGCAAAAGGCGCTGCTGCGGCGCTCGTGTCGCGTCGTCCGGAAGGTGTTGCCGAAGACGCGCCTTTGCTGATCGTTGAGGACGTGATGGACGGGCTGCGGGCGTTGGCAATTTCCGCGCGAACACGCCTGAAAGGGCAGGTTATCGCGGTCACAGGCTCGGTCGGGAAGACGTCGACCAAGGAAATGCTGCGCTGCATATTTGCCGAAGCAGGCAAGGTCCATGCCGCCGAGCGGAGCTTCAACAATCATTGGGGGGTGCCGCTGACCTTAGCGCGTTGTCCCGCCGATGCTGACTTCGTGGTGATCGAGATCGGGATGAACAACCCCGGAGAAATTGCACCGCTGTCGGATATTGCACGGCCGGACGTGGCGATGGTCACGACGGTCGCGCCAGCGCATATGGCTGCGTTTAGCTCGGTGGACGATATCGCACGGGAAAAGGGGCAGATCATCAGCGGGCTGGTCAGTGGAGGCGCCGCTGTTCTCAACGGCGACGTTCCGACCGCATCTATCCTAGCGGGGATCGCGCAAGACAAGGGCGCTCGTGTTGTCTGCTTTGGCACGGGCGATACCCATCAGGCGCGGCTGCTGGACATGTCACTGACCGACATGACCACTGAAATTCATTGTGATGTAATGGGGCAAACCATTGCCGCGAGCTACCAGGTACCCGCGGAACACTTCGCGCTGAATGCAGTGGCTGCGCTGACGGCGTCCTCGCTGTGCGGCGTTGCCTTGGACGTGGCTGCCATAGGTCTCGCCAAATGGACACCGCCTAAGGGCCGTGGAACGCGCGAGACGGTTGTGTTGTCCGATGGTGGGCAGTTAGAGTTGATCGATGACGCTTATAACGCCAATCCCGTGTCGCTGGCCGCGTCATTGCGCGTGCTTGCGACCTCGGAACCAAAGGGTGGGCGGCGTGTAGCGATCCTTGGCGATATGCTGGAACTGGGCGGTGACGAAAACGCGGTACATGCGGCCATTGCGGAACTGCCATCGGTTTCGTCCATAGATGTGATCCATTGCGTCGGATCGTGTATGGCGCATCTGTGGCAGGCGCTGCCAGATAGCAAGCGAGGCAGGTCGGTCGAAACGTCGGATCAATTGCTCGACGAACTGCCCGAATTGGTCAGTGCTGGCGATATCGTGCTGCTGAAAGGCTCACTCGGCTCGAAGATTGGAATATTGGTTGACGCGCTGCGGCAAATCGGAGAAGCGCGCGCATCGCATTTTCGGAGACAAGTCTAG
- the mraY gene encoding phospho-N-acetylmuramoyl-pentapeptide-transferase, whose translation MLYWLTAFSDGGDLFNLFRYITLRAGGAFFTALIFGFVFGRPLINLLRKKQRNGQPIRDDGPASHLETKSGTPTMGGVLILGAVILSTLLWSRLDNPYMWMVLLVTVGFGAIGFADDYAKVSRNNAKGVPGKVRLLLGFLIAASAGIWAAWVHPAELSGQLAMPVFKNLLINLGVFFVPFSMIVIVGAANAVNLTDGLDGLAIMPVMIAASALGAIAYTVGRVDFSEYLEVHYVPGTGELLIFVAGLIGGGLGFLWYNAPPAAVFMGDTGSLALGGALGAIAVATKHEIVLAIVGGLFVVEALSVIIQVLYFKRTGKRVFLMAPIHHHFEKKGWQEPQIVIRFWIISLILALIGLATLKIR comes from the coding sequence ATGCTCTATTGGTTGACCGCATTTTCGGACGGGGGGGACCTGTTCAACCTGTTTCGCTATATCACGTTGCGAGCAGGCGGTGCGTTCTTCACCGCGCTGATTTTCGGTTTCGTCTTCGGACGCCCGCTGATCAACCTGCTGCGCAAGAAACAGCGCAATGGTCAGCCGATCCGCGATGACGGGCCTGCGAGTCATCTGGAAACCAAATCCGGCACCCCGACGATGGGCGGTGTGCTGATCCTTGGTGCGGTGATCTTGTCCACGTTGTTGTGGTCGCGGCTGGACAATCCCTATATGTGGATGGTGTTGTTGGTCACGGTGGGTTTCGGTGCTATCGGGTTTGCCGACGACTACGCCAAGGTCAGCAGGAACAACGCGAAGGGCGTGCCGGGCAAGGTGCGCCTATTGTTGGGATTCCTGATCGCCGCCTCGGCGGGGATATGGGCCGCTTGGGTGCACCCAGCGGAACTTTCAGGTCAGCTCGCGATGCCTGTCTTCAAGAACCTGCTGATCAATCTGGGTGTGTTCTTCGTGCCGTTCTCGATGATCGTGATCGTTGGAGCCGCCAATGCGGTGAACCTCACGGACGGGCTGGACGGCTTGGCCATCATGCCGGTGATGATTGCGGCGTCAGCGCTTGGCGCGATTGCCTACACCGTCGGGCGCGTCGACTTCTCGGAATATCTTGAGGTCCACTACGTTCCCGGCACGGGTGAGTTGCTGATCTTCGTCGCAGGGCTGATCGGCGGGGGCTTGGGCTTTTTATGGTATAACGCACCACCGGCCGCCGTTTTCATGGGTGATACGGGTTCGCTCGCTCTTGGCGGTGCACTTGGTGCGATCGCTGTCGCCACCAAGCACGAGATCGTTCTCGCCATTGTCGGCGGCCTGTTCGTGGTCGAGGCCCTGTCCGTGATCATTCAGGTTCTGTACTTCAAACGCACCGGAAAACGTGTCTTTCTAATGGCGCCGATCCATCATCATTTCGAGAAAAAGGGTTGGCAGGAACCTCAGATCGTCATCCGCTTCTGGATCATTTCGCTGATCCTGGCGCTGATCGGTCTGGCCACACTGAAAATCCGCTAA